One part of the Podarcis muralis chromosome 3, rPodMur119.hap1.1, whole genome shotgun sequence genome encodes these proteins:
- the ZNF451 gene encoding E3 SUMO-protein ligase ZNF451 isoform X2: protein MECLVSSKRAENASSEQEESEDEVEFVGEAVLRPVLDCIELSSGDEDGSSSSNANTKRKDYVDYQKEKVASTLDRLARHVEVEKQLKEGKNKAFKEKLDLQHAHGLQELEFIQGHSDTEAARQCVNQWLKMPGLKPGTVNSGRRALPQRSDQIQSDSKSILCPIMHCYRKFDNRHLLLGHLQRFDHSPCDPSITLHGCPADAFACIVCNRRFPTSQLYNEHVSSKASEGDGHEKKYPPQHIQCFACPCCFLLFSMRDECLQHMSEKNHFSQAFKLSDKATQPQPLPFPTYAKNLLISLCKEIPFQVKCTSCHQVLRSHVELTAHFRTRCRDAGPVTLSKKRICQVAEVFKAKGFCHTCSELFINDTHIRQHISKTLHKVKVFTTMEESILTVCHINERNKSASLLQKNSSFLKSSPLKRPSDSIESVGDEREMVSKRIKDLEGRSQEVSRAPAVKTWVCQCELAFPSEELVENHIFSENRICRKCAVCGKLAENASVIRLHMSRFHGGAHLTNFVFWCQVCSVALQKVDDVKAHVTEYHGVHSFYREEDAAAEDATASSGALYGSSLEQKDRTPSPMEQSPPLSPMEVSVSHQWQCCMCEELFDSEDSVKQHCVSLESHHFHRYSCDLCKMTFRKNETFHRHCQDKHNGVIKVKYFCGFCGDLFFDAEEKFLLHFKGFHSTDYICVSEEAGTSIKSTEIVEESNRLNCGCREKYFSKENRKADYKRCQKALLEKGNLWFRCTLCSSTAQSFPDVMAHLMTHSEQKPDQELYIVRCGACNKNFNDIGIAHQHFHSKHCFPQKRQLAPTQAGSDVFQISPGGSCVDKKPENLMLLEDRTAAGASEKRRPGELPKEQVKKPSSEGLGLDDRDLPDLDYLCTMTHIIMMDLDNWGNLFHQLPATLNQGTFIWGFQGGHNNWKPPVNCKIFNYLNKIGCFFLHPHCGTRREAADFAICVHVGRLDEHLPKHIPFTILSGDKSFLELEDQLKMTQRTTRILDPHKLDADMMYALLNSISDTAKENEVVDTRMAVEQVSEVTKDPNDAEEDAAFQEAIKRSMEEM from the exons GCAAATACAAAACGCAAAGACTACGTCGATTATCAGAAGGAAAAGGTTGCTTCCACACTTGACCGCTTGGCACGCCATGTAGAGGTAGAGAAACAACTGAAAGAAGGGAAAAATAAAGCTTTCAAG GAAAAACTGGATTTGCAACATGCTCACGGACTGCAAGAGCTGGAATTTATCCAGGGACATAGTGACACAGAAGCAGCAAGGCAGTGCGTGAACCAGTGGCTGAAAATGCCAG GTCTCAAGCCAGGCACTGTAAACTCTGGAAGGAGAGCATTACCTCAGAGATCAGACCAAATACAATCTGACAGTAAATCAATTTTATGCCCAATAATGCATTGCTACAGAAAATTTGACAACAGGCATCTTCTCCTGGGCCACCTTCAGAG GTTTGATCATTCTCCATGCGATCCATCAATTACACTACATGGATGTCCAGCTGATGCATTTGCCTGCATAGTCTGCAACAGAAGATTCCCAACGTCTCAGCTATACAATGAGCACGTTTCTTCTAAG GCAAGTGAAGGTGATGGCCATGAAAAGAAATACCCTCCTCAGCATATTCAGTGCTTTGCATGTCCATGTTGCTTTCTCCTTTTTAGCATGAGAGATGAGTGTCTGCAGCATATGTCTGAAAAGAATCACTTCTCTCAGGCTTTTAAACTCAGTG ATAAAGCAACACAACCACAACCTTTGCCATTCCCAACCTATGCAAAGAATCTTCTGATCTCCTTGTGCAAAGAAATCCCGTTCCAAGTGAAGTGCACGTCCTGCCATCAGGTGTTGCGTTCTCATGTGGAGCTAACGGCACACTTCAG AACTCGTTGTCGTGATGCCGGCCCAGTGACTCTGTCAAAGAAGCGCATCTGCCAAGTCGCCGAAGTATTTAAAGCCAAAGGTTTTTGTCACACCTGTAGCGAGCTGTTTATCAACGACACCCATATCCGTCAGCATATTTCCAAAACCCTACACAAGGTTAAAGTATTCACCACGATGGAAGAATCCATCTTGACAGTATGCCACATCAACGAAAGGAATAAAAGTGCCTCTCTTCTACAGAAGAATAGCAGCTTTTTAAAATCTTCTCCTCTGAAGAGACCTTCGGACTCGATTGAATCCGTTGGCGATGAGAGGGAAATGGTTTCAAAACGAATAAAGGATTTGGAAGGCAGAAGCCAAGAGGTTAGCCGTGCTCCTGCCGTCAAAACCTGGGTGTGTCAGTGCGAGCTGGCATTTCCTTCTGAGGAGCTGGTAGAAAACCACATTTTTTCCGAGAACAGAATCTGCCGCAAATGTGCGGTGTGCGGCAAGCTTGCGGAAAATGCAAGTGTCATCCGTTTGCACATGAGCCGGTTCCATGGAGGAGCTCACTTGACTAATTTCGTCTTCTGGTGTCAGGTCTGCAGTGTAGCTCTTCAGAAAGTCGATGACGTTAAGGCCCATGTGACAGAATATCATGGTGTGCACAGCTTTTACCGTGAGGAGGATGCTGCTGCTGAGGATGCTACAGCATCTTCTGGTGCACTGTACGGTAGTTCACTTGAACAGAAAGACCGAACTCCTAGCCCTATGGAGCAGTCTCCACCTTTGAGCCCCATGGAAGTGTCAGTGTCTCACCAATGGCAGTGCTGCATGTGCGAGGAGCTCTTTGACTCTGAAGACAGCGTGAAGCAGCACTGTGTGTCATTAGAGAGCCACCACTTCCACAGGTACAGCTGTGACTTGTGCAAAATGACATTCCGGAAGAACGAAACTTTCCATCGACACTGTCAGGATAAGCATAACGGTGTCATAAAGGTCAAATACTTCTGTGGCTTTTGTGGCGACCTGTTTTTTGACGCCGAGGAGAAGTTCTTGCTTCACTTCAAAGGCTTCCATAGCACAGATTACATATGCGTGTCTGAGGAAGCGGGGACGTCGATCAAGAGTACCGAAATAGTAGAAGAGAGCAATCGTCTGAACTGTGGTTGTCGGGAGAAATACTTTAGCAAAGAGAACAGGAAGGCAGATTACAAGAGGTGCCAGAAGGCCTTGCTGGAGAAGGGCAACTTGTGGTTCCGCTGCACCTTGTGCTCCTCAACAGCGCAGAGCTTTCCTGACGTGATGGCTCATCTCATGACACACTCGGAGCAAAAACCTGACCAAGAATTGTACATCGTGAGGTGTGGAGCATGCAACAAAAACTTCAACGATATTGGAATTGCCCACCAGCACTTTCACAGCAAGCACTGCTTCCCACAAAAGCGCCAGCTAGCCCCAACTCAAGCAGGAAGTGACGTCTTCCAGATTTCCCCCGGTGGATCCTGTGTAGACAAAAAGCCTGAAAACCTAATGCTTTTGGAAGACAGGACTGCAGCAGGTGCTTCAGAGAAGAGACGGCCAGGAGAGCTACCCAAGGAGCAAGTTAAGAAGCCATCTTCTGAAGGGCTTGGTCTAG ATGACAGAGATCTACCTGATCTTGATTACTTGTGTACCATGACTCATATTATTATGATGGATTTGGATAACTGGGGAAACCTTTTCCATCAGTTGCCTGCTACCCTTAACCAAGGAACTTTTATCTGGGGTTTTCAAG GTGGGCACAACAACTGGAAGCCACCTGTGAACTGCAAGATTTTTAACTACCTTAACAAGATCGGGTGTTTCTTCCTCCATCCACACTGTGGTACAAGGAGAGAGGCTGCTGACTTTGCAATCTGTGTGCAT GTGGGCCGCCTAGATGAGCATCTACCAAAGCATATTCCTTTCACTATTCTTTCGGGAGACAAAAGCTTTCTAGAGCTTGAGGATCAGCTTAAGATGACTCAGCGGACAACTCGCATTCTAGATCCTCATAAGCTTGATGCCGATATGATGTATGCCTTATTGAACAGCATTTCAGATACAGCCAAAG AAAATGAAGTGGTAGATACTCGAATGGCAGTGGAACAGGTTTCAGAAGTAACGAAGGACCCAAACG ATGCAGAGGAAGATGCAGCTTTTCAAGAGGCCATCAAGCGAAGCATGGAAGAGATGTGA
- the ZNF451 gene encoding E3 SUMO-protein ligase ZNF451 isoform X1 — MIMECLVSSKRAENASSEQEESEDEVEFVGEAVLRPVLDCIELSSGDEDGSSSSNANTKRKDYVDYQKEKVASTLDRLARHVEVEKQLKEGKNKAFKEKLDLQHAHGLQELEFIQGHSDTEAARQCVNQWLKMPGLKPGTVNSGRRALPQRSDQIQSDSKSILCPIMHCYRKFDNRHLLLGHLQRFDHSPCDPSITLHGCPADAFACIVCNRRFPTSQLYNEHVSSKASEGDGHEKKYPPQHIQCFACPCCFLLFSMRDECLQHMSEKNHFSQAFKLSDKATQPQPLPFPTYAKNLLISLCKEIPFQVKCTSCHQVLRSHVELTAHFRTRCRDAGPVTLSKKRICQVAEVFKAKGFCHTCSELFINDTHIRQHISKTLHKVKVFTTMEESILTVCHINERNKSASLLQKNSSFLKSSPLKRPSDSIESVGDEREMVSKRIKDLEGRSQEVSRAPAVKTWVCQCELAFPSEELVENHIFSENRICRKCAVCGKLAENASVIRLHMSRFHGGAHLTNFVFWCQVCSVALQKVDDVKAHVTEYHGVHSFYREEDAAAEDATASSGALYGSSLEQKDRTPSPMEQSPPLSPMEVSVSHQWQCCMCEELFDSEDSVKQHCVSLESHHFHRYSCDLCKMTFRKNETFHRHCQDKHNGVIKVKYFCGFCGDLFFDAEEKFLLHFKGFHSTDYICVSEEAGTSIKSTEIVEESNRLNCGCREKYFSKENRKADYKRCQKALLEKGNLWFRCTLCSSTAQSFPDVMAHLMTHSEQKPDQELYIVRCGACNKNFNDIGIAHQHFHSKHCFPQKRQLAPTQAGSDVFQISPGGSCVDKKPENLMLLEDRTAAGASEKRRPGELPKEQVKKPSSEGLGLDDRDLPDLDYLCTMTHIIMMDLDNWGNLFHQLPATLNQGTFIWGFQGGHNNWKPPVNCKIFNYLNKIGCFFLHPHCGTRREAADFAICVHVGRLDEHLPKHIPFTILSGDKSFLELEDQLKMTQRTTRILDPHKLDADMMYALLNSISDTAKENEVVDTRMAVEQVSEVTKDPNDAEEDAAFQEAIKRSMEEM, encoded by the exons GCAAATACAAAACGCAAAGACTACGTCGATTATCAGAAGGAAAAGGTTGCTTCCACACTTGACCGCTTGGCACGCCATGTAGAGGTAGAGAAACAACTGAAAGAAGGGAAAAATAAAGCTTTCAAG GAAAAACTGGATTTGCAACATGCTCACGGACTGCAAGAGCTGGAATTTATCCAGGGACATAGTGACACAGAAGCAGCAAGGCAGTGCGTGAACCAGTGGCTGAAAATGCCAG GTCTCAAGCCAGGCACTGTAAACTCTGGAAGGAGAGCATTACCTCAGAGATCAGACCAAATACAATCTGACAGTAAATCAATTTTATGCCCAATAATGCATTGCTACAGAAAATTTGACAACAGGCATCTTCTCCTGGGCCACCTTCAGAG GTTTGATCATTCTCCATGCGATCCATCAATTACACTACATGGATGTCCAGCTGATGCATTTGCCTGCATAGTCTGCAACAGAAGATTCCCAACGTCTCAGCTATACAATGAGCACGTTTCTTCTAAG GCAAGTGAAGGTGATGGCCATGAAAAGAAATACCCTCCTCAGCATATTCAGTGCTTTGCATGTCCATGTTGCTTTCTCCTTTTTAGCATGAGAGATGAGTGTCTGCAGCATATGTCTGAAAAGAATCACTTCTCTCAGGCTTTTAAACTCAGTG ATAAAGCAACACAACCACAACCTTTGCCATTCCCAACCTATGCAAAGAATCTTCTGATCTCCTTGTGCAAAGAAATCCCGTTCCAAGTGAAGTGCACGTCCTGCCATCAGGTGTTGCGTTCTCATGTGGAGCTAACGGCACACTTCAG AACTCGTTGTCGTGATGCCGGCCCAGTGACTCTGTCAAAGAAGCGCATCTGCCAAGTCGCCGAAGTATTTAAAGCCAAAGGTTTTTGTCACACCTGTAGCGAGCTGTTTATCAACGACACCCATATCCGTCAGCATATTTCCAAAACCCTACACAAGGTTAAAGTATTCACCACGATGGAAGAATCCATCTTGACAGTATGCCACATCAACGAAAGGAATAAAAGTGCCTCTCTTCTACAGAAGAATAGCAGCTTTTTAAAATCTTCTCCTCTGAAGAGACCTTCGGACTCGATTGAATCCGTTGGCGATGAGAGGGAAATGGTTTCAAAACGAATAAAGGATTTGGAAGGCAGAAGCCAAGAGGTTAGCCGTGCTCCTGCCGTCAAAACCTGGGTGTGTCAGTGCGAGCTGGCATTTCCTTCTGAGGAGCTGGTAGAAAACCACATTTTTTCCGAGAACAGAATCTGCCGCAAATGTGCGGTGTGCGGCAAGCTTGCGGAAAATGCAAGTGTCATCCGTTTGCACATGAGCCGGTTCCATGGAGGAGCTCACTTGACTAATTTCGTCTTCTGGTGTCAGGTCTGCAGTGTAGCTCTTCAGAAAGTCGATGACGTTAAGGCCCATGTGACAGAATATCATGGTGTGCACAGCTTTTACCGTGAGGAGGATGCTGCTGCTGAGGATGCTACAGCATCTTCTGGTGCACTGTACGGTAGTTCACTTGAACAGAAAGACCGAACTCCTAGCCCTATGGAGCAGTCTCCACCTTTGAGCCCCATGGAAGTGTCAGTGTCTCACCAATGGCAGTGCTGCATGTGCGAGGAGCTCTTTGACTCTGAAGACAGCGTGAAGCAGCACTGTGTGTCATTAGAGAGCCACCACTTCCACAGGTACAGCTGTGACTTGTGCAAAATGACATTCCGGAAGAACGAAACTTTCCATCGACACTGTCAGGATAAGCATAACGGTGTCATAAAGGTCAAATACTTCTGTGGCTTTTGTGGCGACCTGTTTTTTGACGCCGAGGAGAAGTTCTTGCTTCACTTCAAAGGCTTCCATAGCACAGATTACATATGCGTGTCTGAGGAAGCGGGGACGTCGATCAAGAGTACCGAAATAGTAGAAGAGAGCAATCGTCTGAACTGTGGTTGTCGGGAGAAATACTTTAGCAAAGAGAACAGGAAGGCAGATTACAAGAGGTGCCAGAAGGCCTTGCTGGAGAAGGGCAACTTGTGGTTCCGCTGCACCTTGTGCTCCTCAACAGCGCAGAGCTTTCCTGACGTGATGGCTCATCTCATGACACACTCGGAGCAAAAACCTGACCAAGAATTGTACATCGTGAGGTGTGGAGCATGCAACAAAAACTTCAACGATATTGGAATTGCCCACCAGCACTTTCACAGCAAGCACTGCTTCCCACAAAAGCGCCAGCTAGCCCCAACTCAAGCAGGAAGTGACGTCTTCCAGATTTCCCCCGGTGGATCCTGTGTAGACAAAAAGCCTGAAAACCTAATGCTTTTGGAAGACAGGACTGCAGCAGGTGCTTCAGAGAAGAGACGGCCAGGAGAGCTACCCAAGGAGCAAGTTAAGAAGCCATCTTCTGAAGGGCTTGGTCTAG ATGACAGAGATCTACCTGATCTTGATTACTTGTGTACCATGACTCATATTATTATGATGGATTTGGATAACTGGGGAAACCTTTTCCATCAGTTGCCTGCTACCCTTAACCAAGGAACTTTTATCTGGGGTTTTCAAG GTGGGCACAACAACTGGAAGCCACCTGTGAACTGCAAGATTTTTAACTACCTTAACAAGATCGGGTGTTTCTTCCTCCATCCACACTGTGGTACAAGGAGAGAGGCTGCTGACTTTGCAATCTGTGTGCAT GTGGGCCGCCTAGATGAGCATCTACCAAAGCATATTCCTTTCACTATTCTTTCGGGAGACAAAAGCTTTCTAGAGCTTGAGGATCAGCTTAAGATGACTCAGCGGACAACTCGCATTCTAGATCCTCATAAGCTTGATGCCGATATGATGTATGCCTTATTGAACAGCATTTCAGATACAGCCAAAG AAAATGAAGTGGTAGATACTCGAATGGCAGTGGAACAGGTTTCAGAAGTAACGAAGGACCCAAACG ATGCAGAGGAAGATGCAGCTTTTCAAGAGGCCATCAAGCGAAGCATGGAAGAGATGTGA